GACCGGAGAATTCGAGAAGATCGTCCGGGAATGGGTCGCGACCGCTCGGCACCCGAAGACCGGCCGGCTCTACACCGAAATGGTCTACCCGCCGATGATCGAGCTGCTCGCCTATCTGCGGGCGAACGGTTTCAAGACGTTCATCGTTTCGGGAGGCGGCATCGAGTTCATGCGCCCGTGGTCGGAGCAGGTCTACGGCGTCGCCCCGGAAGAGGTCATCGGAAGCCGAATCAAGATGCGGTTCGAGCTGCGCGACGGAACGCCGGTTCTCGTTCGCCTGCCGGAGATGGACTTCGTCGACGACGGGCCCGGCAAACCCGTGGGGATCCAGACGCAGATCGGGCGCCGGCCGCTCGCGGCGTTCGGCAACTCGGACGGCGACCTGCCGATGCTCCAGTGGACGGCCGGAGGTGACGGCCCGCGCTTCGCGCTCCTCGTCCATCACACGGACGCCGAGCGCGAGTGGGCCTACGACCGGACCTCTCCCGTCGGCCGCCTCGACAAGGGACTCGACGAGGCCCGGGCGCGCGGCTGGACGGTGGTCGACATGAAGGCCGACTGGAAGCGCGTGTTCGCTTTCGAATAATCGGATCGAAGCGCGGCTGCCCATCACGCCCATGTCGTGGGCGCGATGTCGGACCGGCC
This sequence is a window from Thermoanaerobaculia bacterium. Protein-coding genes within it:
- a CDS encoding HAD family hydrolase yields the protein MLAVVVLTAFSAIVPAAGPAGDRGADPLSSWNDGAAKASIVAFVARVTKPGPDFVAPAERIAVFDNDGTLWAEQPIYFQALFMLDRVRALAPGHPEWKTEEPFASLLKGDMKAVLAGGERAFGRIAMATHAGMTTGEFEKIVREWVATARHPKTGRLYTEMVYPPMIELLAYLRANGFKTFIVSGGGIEFMRPWSEQVYGVAPEEVIGSRIKMRFELRDGTPVLVRLPEMDFVDDGPGKPVGIQTQIGRRPLAAFGNSDGDLPMLQWTAGGDGPRFALLVHHTDAEREWAYDRTSPVGRLDKGLDEARARGWTVVDMKADWKRVFAFE